From the genome of Candidatus Electrothrix communis, one region includes:
- a CDS encoding phosphoenolpyruvate carboxykinase domain-containing protein, with protein sequence MNTADRQNTRHAQDSSTSVFRLETMKTFLEGLMDKADSSKLMQCSPAVIEPIFNGATRMNPASLFLNTGSEEDMAYIRRQALNHNEEFPLATSDHTYHFDGPKDQGRDTANTKYLAYPDTPISSLQQKLDHRAGLVEVRMIMDDLMVNKEMIVSFISRGPIGSKVADPTLQITDSYYVIHSEYLLYRMIDPKNFSRDVEEKGYLFINYHTAGDLTADHVSAHLEHRRIYMDVERFHSYSVNNQYAGNSIAPKKINHRFANMNNLRYHFGSRLDEHMFITGFDVDGDTVYFAGAYPSGCGKTGTAMTGDALIGDDLAKIFIDKESGEVRAVNPEKGMFGIIEGMNRTDDPETMDVLEREGEEVIFSNLLVHEQKPYWEGCDYDLPETGRNFAGEWTKESGRPMSHKNARFTIPLDTLANYDPATENAEGVKLSALVFGGRDYTTMPTIIMAHDWMNTVVHGAIIRSATTATELGADGSEKRSPFANEAFFPGPLGQYIAHYKAFGENPAIHEDCLPSGFQVNYWLHKNARRELAPGEEDGLLGEKKDTEVWMRIMALMHQGKAETIWTPIGLIPKYRDLQRLFSELIDKEYSQELYNHQFSLYIEKLIHRIDTSHEEFAKEQEMPEEFFHTLDTWRRDLRALESIIGPVVTPGQVIEYAAAHML encoded by the coding sequence ATGAATACTGCTGACCGACAGAACACCCGCCATGCCCAAGACAGCTCGACAAGCGTTTTCAGACTAGAAACAATGAAAACCTTCCTTGAAGGGTTGATGGACAAGGCTGACTCTTCTAAACTGATGCAGTGCAGCCCGGCTGTCATCGAACCGATCTTCAACGGCGCCACCAGAATGAACCCCGCCTCCCTGTTCCTGAATACCGGTTCTGAAGAGGATATGGCCTATATCAGGCGGCAGGCCCTCAACCATAATGAAGAGTTCCCGCTGGCAACCTCGGATCACACCTACCATTTTGATGGGCCCAAGGACCAGGGACGCGACACAGCCAATACAAAATACCTCGCGTACCCTGATACGCCCATCAGCTCTCTCCAGCAAAAGCTCGACCATCGGGCCGGATTGGTTGAGGTTCGCATGATCATGGATGATCTCATGGTTAATAAGGAGATGATTGTTTCATTCATCTCCCGAGGCCCCATCGGCAGTAAAGTTGCAGACCCGACGCTCCAGATCACGGATTCATACTATGTCATCCACAGTGAGTATCTGCTTTATCGAATGATTGACCCGAAAAATTTTTCCCGCGATGTCGAAGAAAAAGGCTATCTCTTTATCAACTACCATACTGCTGGCGACTTAACAGCCGACCATGTTTCCGCCCACCTTGAGCATCGGCGCATCTACATGGATGTGGAGCGTTTCCATTCCTATAGCGTCAACAACCAGTACGCGGGCAATTCCATTGCCCCTAAAAAAATCAATCACCGTTTCGCCAACATGAACAACCTGCGCTACCATTTTGGCAGTCGGCTGGATGAACACATGTTCATCACCGGTTTTGATGTTGACGGCGATACTGTCTATTTTGCCGGTGCATATCCCAGCGGCTGCGGCAAGACCGGAACCGCAATGACGGGTGATGCCCTGATCGGTGACGATCTTGCCAAGATCTTTATCGATAAGGAGAGTGGTGAGGTCCGAGCAGTAAATCCAGAAAAAGGCATGTTCGGGATTATCGAAGGCATGAACCGGACAGATGACCCGGAAACAATGGATGTGCTGGAACGGGAAGGCGAGGAAGTCATTTTTTCCAACTTGCTGGTTCATGAACAAAAACCGTATTGGGAAGGCTGCGATTATGATCTGCCGGAAACAGGGCGTAATTTTGCAGGTGAATGGACAAAAGAGTCCGGTCGTCCCATGTCCCATAAAAACGCCCGATTCACCATTCCCCTGGATACCTTAGCCAATTATGACCCGGCTACGGAAAACGCTGAAGGGGTCAAGCTGAGTGCCCTAGTTTTCGGAGGTCGAGATTACACCACCATGCCCACCATTATCATGGCCCATGACTGGATGAACACGGTTGTGCATGGAGCAATTATCCGCTCCGCCACCACGGCGACCGAGCTCGGTGCCGATGGCAGTGAAAAACGCTCGCCCTTTGCCAACGAGGCATTTTTTCCCGGCCCTCTGGGGCAATACATTGCCCATTATAAGGCCTTCGGCGAAAACCCTGCTATTCATGAAGACTGCCTCCCCAGCGGTTTTCAGGTCAATTACTGGCTGCATAAAAATGCCCGTCGTGAACTCGCCCCCGGAGAGGAGGACGGACTCCTGGGAGAAAAGAAGGACACCGAGGTCTGGATGCGAATCATGGCCCTGATGCATCAGGGCAAGGCGGAAACCATTTGGACCCCCATCGGGCTCATACCAAAATACCGTGACCTGCAACGACTCTTCAGCGAGCTGATCGACAAGGAATACAGTCAGGAGCTCTATAACCACCAGTTCTCCCTCTACATTGAAAAACTTATCCATCGGATAGACACGTCCCATGAGGAGTTCGCCAAAGAACAGGAAATGCCGGAAGAATTTTTCCACACCCTTGATACCTGGAGACGAGACCTCCGCGCCCTAGAATCTATTATCGGGCCTGTGGTCACTCCGGGTCAGGTGATTGAATACGCAGCTGCACATATGCTTTGA
- a CDS encoding transposase family protein, with translation MTIKTRVDRHLRALTGLTQEQFDILLETFTLIVETLRQRGLSAGTRKRRPGGGRKGALPLMRDKLLFVLYDLKVYPTFDVLGTQFNMSRSKANENLHGLCPVLHEALLKNRSIYFPAKSPALRESIL, from the coding sequence ATGACTATAAAAACACGCGTCGACCGTCACCTGCGTGCCTTGACAGGATTAACGCAGGAACAATTCGACATCCTGCTTGAGACATTCACCCTGATCGTTGAAACGCTGCGACAGCGGGGACTTTCCGCAGGAACCCGGAAACGTCGTCCTGGAGGCGGCAGAAAAGGAGCATTGCCTTTGATGCGAGACAAGCTTCTGTTTGTTCTCTATGATTTAAAAGTATATCCTACGTTCGACGTATTAGGGACTCAATTCAACATGTCCCGCTCGAAAGCAAATGAAAACCTGCACGGACTCTGTCCCGTTCTGCACGAAGCTCTTCTAAAAAACAGATCTATCTATTTTCCGGCAAAGAGTCCAGCTCTCAGAGAGAGTATTTTATGA